One stretch of Chaetodon auriga isolate fChaAug3 chromosome 18, fChaAug3.hap1, whole genome shotgun sequence DNA includes these proteins:
- the cpsf2 gene encoding cleavage and polyadenylation specificity factor subunit 2: MTSIIKLTAVSGVQEESALCYLLQVDEFRFLLDCGWDENFSMDIIDAMKRYVHQVDAVLLSHPDPIHLGALPYAVGKLGLNCTIYATIPVYKMGQMFMYDLYQSRNNSEDFTLFTLDDVDCAFDKIQQLKYSQIVNLKGKGHGLSITPLPAGHMIGGTIWKIVKDGEEEVVYAVDFNHKREIHLNGCTLESISRPSLLITDSFNATYVQPRRKQRDEMLLTNVMETLRGDGNVLIAVDTAGRVLELAQLLDQIWRTKDAGLGVYPLALLNNVSYNVVEFSKSQVEWMSDKLMRCFEDKRNNPFQFRHLTLCHSLADLARVPSPKVVLCSQPDLESGFSRELFIQWCQDAKNSVILTYRTTPGTLARYLIDNPGERMLDLEVRKRVKLEGKELEEYLEKDKIKKEAAKKLEQAKEVDVDSSDESDMDDDLDQPATVKTKHHDLMMKAEGSRKGSFFKQAKKSYPMFPTHEERIKWDEYGEIIRLEEFLVPELQATEEEKSKLESGLTNGDEPMDQDLSVVPTKCICSVENLEIRARVTYIDYEGRSDGDSIKKIITQMKPRQLVIVHGPPEASLDLAEFCKAFSKDIKVYTPKLQETVDATSETHIYQVRLKDSLVSSLQFCKAKDTELAWIDGVLDMRVVKVDTGVMLEEGVKEEAEDGQELAMDVAPDLGMDHNATAVATQRAMKNLFGEDEKELSEESDVIPTLEPLPPHEIPGHQSVFINEPRLSDFKQVLLREGIQAEFVGGVLVCNNMVAVRRTEAGRIGLEGCLCDDYYKIRELLYQQYAVV, translated from the exons ATGACGTCCATTATCAAGCTGACAGCCGTGTCAGGGGTTCAGGAGGAGTCGGCCCTCTGttacctgctgcaggtggatgAATTCCGCTTCCTCCTGGACTGTGGTTGGGATGAGAACTTCTCAATGGACATCATTGATGCTATGAAACG aTACGTTCATCAGGTCGATGCTGTGCTCCTCTCCCACCCTGACCCTATACACCTGGGAGCCCTGCCATACGCTGTGGGCAAACTGGGTCTAAACTGTACTATCTATGCTACAATTCCTGTATACAAGATGGGTCAGATGTTCATGTATGATCTGTATCAG TcccgaaacaacagtgaagaCTTCACACTATTCACCCTTGATGATGTGGACTGTGCTTTTGATAAAATCCAACAGCTGAAATACTCTCAGATTGTCAACCTGAAAG GGAAAGGGCACGGTCTTTCCATCACCCCTCTTCCAGCTGGTCACATGATAGGAGGCACCATCTGGAAAATTGTGAaggatggggaggaggaggtcgTTTATGCTGTGGATTTCAACCACAAGAGAGAGAT CCACCTCAACGGCTGCACGTTGGAGAGCATCAGTCGCCCCTCTTTACTTATCACAGACTCCTTCAATGCAACATATGTACAACCACGTCGCAAGCAAAGAGATGAGATGCTCCTCA CCAATGTCATGGAGACCCTTCGTGGTGACGGTAATGTCCTGATTGCTGTGGATACAGCTGGGCGTGTTTTGGAGCTGGCTCAGCTCCTGGACCAGATTTGGAGGACAAAGGATGCTGGGCTGGGAGTTTACCCACTCGCTCTGCTTAACAATGTCAGCTATAATGTGGTGGAGTTCTCAAAGTCCCAG GTGGAGTGGATGAGCGATAAGCTCATGAGGTGTTTTGAAGACAAGAGAAACAACCCCTTCCAGTTTCGCCACTTGACCCTCTGCCACAGTCTGGCTGACCTGGCCCGGGTGCCCAGCCCCAAGGTGGTCCTTTGCAGCCAGCCAGACCTTGAATCTGGCTTTTCCAGAGAACTCTTCATCCAGTGGTGCCAAGACGCCAAAAACTCTGTCATTCTGACCTACCGCACCACACCCGGAACCCTGGCCCGCTACCTCATCGACAACCCAGGAGAGAGGATGCTGGATCTGGAG GTGAGGAAAAGAGTGAAGCTCGAAGGCAAGGAGCTGGAAGAATACCTCGAAAAGgataaaataaagaaagaagcAGCTAAGAAGCTCGAACAAGCAAAAGA GGTGGATGTTGACTCCAGTGACGAGAGCGACATGGACGATGATCTGGACCAGCCAGCCACAGTGAAAACGAAACACCACGACCTGATGATGAAGGCCGAGGGCAGCCGCAAAGGCAGTTTCTTCAAACAAGCCAAAAAGTCTTACCCAATGTTCCCCACACACGAAGAGAGAATCAAATGGGACGAGTACGGCGAAATCATCAG GCTAGAAGAGTTTCTGGTTCCTGAACTGCaagccacagaggaggagaaaagcaaATTGGAATCTGGGTTGACCAACGGCGATGAGCCCATGGACCAAGATCTCTCTGTCGTTCCCACCAAATGCATCTGCAGTGTCGAAAATCTTGAGATCAG AGCGAGGGTGACCTACATCGATTATGAAGGTCGCTCCGATGGCGACTCCATCAAGAAAATTATTACTCAGATGAAGCCCAGGCAGCTGGTGATCGTTCACGGGCCGCCAGAAGCCAGCCTCGACCTGGCCGAGTTCTGCAAGGCTTTCAGCAAGGACATCAAAGTCTACACACCCAAACTGCAGGAGACCGTAGACGCCACCAGTGAAACGCACATCTACCAG GTGCGGTTGAAAGACTCCTTGGTGAGCTCCCTGCAGTTCTGCAAGGCCAAAGACACGGAGCTGGCCTGGATTGACGGCGTGCTGGACATGCGCGTGGTGAAGGTGGACACCGGCGTGATGCTGGAGGAGGGCGTgaaagaggaggctgaggacGGCCAGGAGCTGGCCATGGACGTCGCCCCCGATCTTGGCATGGACCACAACGCCACGGCGGTGGCAACACAGCGTGCCATGAAGAATCTGTTCGGGGAGGACGAGAAGGAGCTGTCAGAAGAGAGCGATGTCATTCCCACGCTGGAGCCACTGCCTCCACACGAG ATTCCGGGGCATCAGTCGGTGTTCATCAACGAGCCCCGCCTGTCTGACTTCAAGCAGGTCCTGCTGAGAGAGGGCATCCAGGCCGAGTTTGTGGGAGGAGTGCTGGTATGCAACAACATGGTGGCCGTCCGCAGG ACGGAGGCCGGACGCATTGGCCTGGAAGGCTGCCTGTGTGACGACTACTACAAGATCCGGGAGCTGCTGTATCAGCAGTACGCCGTGgtatag